In Salmo salar chromosome ssa03, Ssal_v3.1, whole genome shotgun sequence, a single genomic region encodes these proteins:
- the LOC106600420 gene encoding B-cell lymphoma/leukemia 10 produces MDVSHLTEDEMADVKKEVLTRLRPYLCEKIRADRHFDYLRSRKILTRDDTEEISCRITQTKKTGLLLDYLAENPRGLDALVESIQQGRTLNFLITKITDEVQKVKNEKIESLRAGASSSSSGFLPTQDTSGVNKDLSRTLSYESNLASTMFYNGEGSPCTSDALRFLNRPAASSHGKEVLSSMRGGSMAVSSSQVSSTLPRPGDPGAPPLPQEVLLLPEASSNMDAGPDRSTAISGGDVNFQPLRSRSTPTSMSYRDLSPQPPPKSY; encoded by the exons ATGGATGTTTCTCACCTGACAGAAGATGAAATGGCCGATGTAAAAAAGGAA GTCCTGACGAGACTGAGGCCTTACCTTTGTGAAAAGATCCGGGCTGACCGTCATTTTGACTACCTGCGCTCGCGGAAGATCCTGACGCGAGATGACACAGAGGAGATCAGCTGCAGGATCACACAGACCAAGAAAACGGGCTTGCTCCTGGACTACCTGGCTGAGAACCCTCGGGGGCTGGACGCTCTGGTGGAGTCCATCCAACAAGGACGTACGCTCAACTTCCTGATTACCAAGATCACTGATGAAGTGCAGAAGGTGAAGAACGAGAAGATAGAGTCTCTCAGAg CAGGGGCATCCAGTTCCTCCTCGGGCTTCCTGCCAACTCAGGACACATCCGGGGTCAATAAAGACCTCTCCAGGACACTGTCATATGAGTCCAACCTGGCATCCACCATGTTTTACAACGGAGAGGGGAGCCCATGCACCTCTGACGCCCTAAGGTTCCTCAACCGGCCCGCTGCCTCCAGCCATGGGAAGGAGGTGTTGTCATCCATGCGAGGGGGTAGCATGGCTGTGTCTTCATCCCAGGTCTCTTCCACACTGCCCAGGCCTGGAGACCCAGGGGCTCCCCCCCTGCCGCAGGAAGTGCTGCTTCTGCCAGAGGCCTCATCTAACATGgacgctggaccagacaggagcACGGCGATCAGTGGAGGGGACGTCAACTTCCAGCCCCTGAGGTCACGCTCCACACCCACTTCCATGTCATACAGGGACCTCTCACCTCAGCCCCCACCAAAATCTTACTGA
- the mcoln3a gene encoding mucolipin-3 isoform X1 — protein MDDVEPLVPQGPAERSPNGHCTRCPISSQSPGDSKVVEDFRRRLKYFFMNPCEKYRARGRKPWKLMLQILKIAIITFQLVSFGLSNEMMVTFKEENLIVFKHLFLKEYKDQRVDRYAVYTKTDVYDHIYYIIDRFINLQNLTVGNHAYEKIEGEYTPLTLCQEFFRKGSISPGNDTFDIDPHVDKECISIYPLEPLEDRTLSRDINFSLDFKRLLSVNIYLTLKAINLQTVRHHELPDCYAFSIIIMFDNRAHSGRIKINLENNVGINECKDWNVASTSGKNNHLLLFDSLVILACFTSLILCTRSVYKGSQLQFHYTAFFHTYFGKTVSWSERMEFVNGWYILIIVSDTLTIAGSALKIGIQTKDLTNYDVCSILLGTSTMLVWVGVIRYLGFFKKYNILILALRAAFPNVIRFSCCAGLIYLGYCFCGWIVLGPYHEKFRTLDKVTECLFSLINGDDLYSTFQKMREKRYIVWLFSRLYLYSFLSLFIYMVLSLFIALITDTYETIKQHQKDRVLVSQLKAFVAECRDQPDSGKYKIDKEPTCCCCFGYTL, from the exons ATGGATGATGTGGAGCCCCTTGTGCCCCAGGGGCCAGCAGAGAGGAGCCCAAATGGCCACTGCACCCGGTGCCCCATCTCCAGCCAGAGCCCCGGTGATTCCAAAGTGGTGGAAGACTTCAGGAGGAGGCTCAAGTACTTCTTTATGAACCCCTGTGAAAAATATAGAGCCAGGGGCCGGAAACCATGGAAACTAATGTTACAGATTCTGAAAATTGCCATCATCACATTCCAG TTAGTGTCTTTTGGATTGAGTAACGAGATGATGGTGACTTTTAAAGAGGAAAATCTGATTGTGTTTAAACACCTCTTCCTGAAAGAATATAAGGATCAACGTGTGGACAGATACGCAGTTTACACCAAAACAGATGTGTACGACCACATCTATTACATCATCGATAGG TTTATAAACCTGCAGAACCTGACGGTAGGGAACCATGCGTATGAGAAGATAGAGGGCGAGTACACCCCTCTGACCCTCTGTCAGGAGTTCTTCAGGAAAGGCAGCATCTCCCCTGGCAACGACACCTTTGATATAGACCCACATGTAGACAAAG AATGTATTTCCATATATCCTCTGGAGCCATTGGAGGATAGAACTTTGTCAAGAGACATCAACTTTTCTCTGGATTTTAAAAG GCTGTTGTCTGTAAACATCTACCTCACGTTGAAAGCCATCAACCTGCAGACAGTGCGCCACCACGAGCTCCCAGACTGTTATGCCTTTAGTATAATT ATAATGTTTGACAATCGTGCACACAGTGGGAGGATAAAGATTAACTTAGAAAATAATGTTGGAATCAATGAATGTAAAGACTGGAATGTTGCAAGCACTT CTGGGAAGAACAACCACCTCTTGCTGTTCGATTCCCTCGTCATCCTCGCCTGCTTTACCTCACTCATCTTGTGCACACGCTCAGTCTACAAAGGATCTCAGCTCCAGTTT CATTACACTGCATTCTTCCACACCTACTTTGGTAAAACTGTGTCCTGGTCTGAGCGCATGGAGTTTGTGAACGGATGGTATATTCTGATCATCGTCAGCGATACACTGACCATCGCTGGATCCGCCCTCAAAATAGGAATACAGACTAAG GACCTTACAAACTATGATGTCTGCAGTATTTTGCTTGGGACATCCACAATGCTTGTCTGGGTTGGAGTTATCCGCTACCTGGGTTTCTTTAAGAAATATAAC ATCCTAATTCTGGCCCTAAGGGCAGCGTTTCCAAATGTGATCCGCTTCTCCTGCTGTGCTGGCTTGATCTACTTGGGCTACTGTTTCTGTGGCTGGATCGTTCTGGGGCCGTATCATGAGAAA TTCCGGACCTTGGACAAGGTGACGGAGTGCCTGTTCTCTCTGATCAACGGTGATGACTTGTACTCCACTTTCCagaagatgagagagaagagatacaTTGTGTGGCTGTTCAGCAGGCTCTACCTctactccttcctctctctcttcatttacATGGTGCTCAGTCTGTTCATTGCCCTCATCACAGACACATACGAGACCATCAAG caacacCAGAAGGACAGAGTCCTGGTGTCCCAGCTGAAGGCCTTTGTGGCTGAGTGTAGAGACCAGCCTGACTCTGGGAAGTATAAGATAGACAAGGAAcccacctgctgctgctgctttggATACACCCTATAA
- the mcoln3a gene encoding mucolipin-3 isoform X2, with the protein METNVTDSENCHHHIPEYKDQRVDRYAVYTKTDVYDHIYYIIDRFINLQNLTVGNHAYEKIEGEYTPLTLCQEFFRKGSISPGNDTFDIDPHVDKECISIYPLEPLEDRTLSRDINFSLDFKRLLSVNIYLTLKAINLQTVRHHELPDCYAFSIIIMFDNRAHSGRIKINLENNVGINECKDWNVASTSGKNNHLLLFDSLVILACFTSLILCTRSVYKGSQLQFHYTAFFHTYFGKTVSWSERMEFVNGWYILIIVSDTLTIAGSALKIGIQTKDLTNYDVCSILLGTSTMLVWVGVIRYLGFFKKYNILILALRAAFPNVIRFSCCAGLIYLGYCFCGWIVLGPYHEKFRTLDKVTECLFSLINGDDLYSTFQKMREKRYIVWLFSRLYLYSFLSLFIYMVLSLFIALITDTYETIKQHQKDRVLVSQLKAFVAECRDQPDSGKYKIDKEPTCCCCFGYTL; encoded by the exons ATGGAAACTAATGTTACAGATTCTGAAAATTGCCATCATCACATTCCAG AATATAAGGATCAACGTGTGGACAGATACGCAGTTTACACCAAAACAGATGTGTACGACCACATCTATTACATCATCGATAGG TTTATAAACCTGCAGAACCTGACGGTAGGGAACCATGCGTATGAGAAGATAGAGGGCGAGTACACCCCTCTGACCCTCTGTCAGGAGTTCTTCAGGAAAGGCAGCATCTCCCCTGGCAACGACACCTTTGATATAGACCCACATGTAGACAAAG AATGTATTTCCATATATCCTCTGGAGCCATTGGAGGATAGAACTTTGTCAAGAGACATCAACTTTTCTCTGGATTTTAAAAG GCTGTTGTCTGTAAACATCTACCTCACGTTGAAAGCCATCAACCTGCAGACAGTGCGCCACCACGAGCTCCCAGACTGTTATGCCTTTAGTATAATT ATAATGTTTGACAATCGTGCACACAGTGGGAGGATAAAGATTAACTTAGAAAATAATGTTGGAATCAATGAATGTAAAGACTGGAATGTTGCAAGCACTT CTGGGAAGAACAACCACCTCTTGCTGTTCGATTCCCTCGTCATCCTCGCCTGCTTTACCTCACTCATCTTGTGCACACGCTCAGTCTACAAAGGATCTCAGCTCCAGTTT CATTACACTGCATTCTTCCACACCTACTTTGGTAAAACTGTGTCCTGGTCTGAGCGCATGGAGTTTGTGAACGGATGGTATATTCTGATCATCGTCAGCGATACACTGACCATCGCTGGATCCGCCCTCAAAATAGGAATACAGACTAAG GACCTTACAAACTATGATGTCTGCAGTATTTTGCTTGGGACATCCACAATGCTTGTCTGGGTTGGAGTTATCCGCTACCTGGGTTTCTTTAAGAAATATAAC ATCCTAATTCTGGCCCTAAGGGCAGCGTTTCCAAATGTGATCCGCTTCTCCTGCTGTGCTGGCTTGATCTACTTGGGCTACTGTTTCTGTGGCTGGATCGTTCTGGGGCCGTATCATGAGAAA TTCCGGACCTTGGACAAGGTGACGGAGTGCCTGTTCTCTCTGATCAACGGTGATGACTTGTACTCCACTTTCCagaagatgagagagaagagatacaTTGTGTGGCTGTTCAGCAGGCTCTACCTctactccttcctctctctcttcatttacATGGTGCTCAGTCTGTTCATTGCCCTCATCACAGACACATACGAGACCATCAAG caacacCAGAAGGACAGAGTCCTGGTGTCCCAGCTGAAGGCCTTTGTGGCTGAGTGTAGAGACCAGCCTGACTCTGGGAAGTATAAGATAGACAAGGAAcccacctgctgctgctgctttggATACACCCTATAA